Proteins from one Tsuneonella aeria genomic window:
- the map gene encoding type I methionyl aminopeptidase has product MTEYQTITGTETVVRDGTIKLHGPAGFEAMRKAGRLAAEILDALAPMVQPGVTTAELDDVVRQMTIDGGAVPATLGYRGYTHSCCISINHVVCHGIPGDKALRDGDIVNIDVTPLLDGWHGDSSRMYLVGDVPLKARRLVDVTHECLMIGIEQARAGNRLGDIGAAIQAHAEKHRYGVVREFCGHGLGRLFHDAPEVVHAAKAGTGPELRPGMFLTIEPMINLGRPWVKMLSDGWTAVTRDKSLSAQFEHSIGITEDGCEIFTLSPMGRDKPPYV; this is encoded by the coding sequence ATGACTGAATACCAGACAATTACCGGGACCGAGACCGTCGTACGCGACGGCACGATCAAGCTGCACGGCCCCGCCGGTTTCGAAGCCATGCGCAAGGCGGGCCGCCTGGCCGCCGAAATCCTCGATGCGCTGGCCCCCATGGTACAGCCCGGCGTCACCACCGCGGAACTGGACGACGTGGTCCGCCAGATGACGATCGATGGCGGCGCGGTGCCGGCCACGCTCGGCTATCGCGGCTACACCCATTCGTGCTGCATTTCGATCAACCATGTCGTGTGCCACGGCATCCCCGGCGACAAGGCGCTGCGGGACGGCGACATCGTCAATATCGACGTGACCCCGCTGCTGGACGGCTGGCACGGCGACAGCAGCCGTATGTACCTGGTCGGTGACGTGCCGCTCAAGGCGCGCCGGCTGGTGGACGTGACGCACGAGTGCCTGATGATCGGGATCGAGCAGGCGCGGGCGGGCAACCGGCTGGGCGATATCGGCGCGGCCATCCAGGCGCACGCGGAAAAGCATCGCTACGGCGTGGTCCGCGAATTCTGCGGACATGGCCTGGGACGCCTGTTCCACGATGCGCCAGAGGTGGTCCATGCCGCCAAGGCCGGCACCGGTCCGGAGCTTCGCCCCGGCATGTTCCTGACGATCGAACCGATGATCAACCTGGGCCGCCCGTGGGTCAAGATGCTGAGCGACGGCTGGACCGCGGTGACGCGGGACAAGAGCCTGTCCGCCCAGTTCGAACATTCCATCGGCATCACCGAGGATGGCTGCGAGATCTTCACCCTCAGTCCGATGGGCCGCGACAAGCCGCCTTACGTTTGA
- a CDS encoding leucyl aminopeptidase family protein, with translation MSKSPELIQPDRGQPATAIHLVNKDGFDAWAARLGHGQAAALAGQRFDGSGYQVGIVPDGESWFAVGGVADPAKLSSWCMAKLAEVLPAGTYRLADGEAGPALFGWQTAQYRFTRYRDDPEAQGPRVLLTKDAKAIDAVTAEARAAMKVADLVNTPAEDMGPAALEAEAEALAKAHGATITVTRGDTLEQAYPMVHAVGRAASREHAPRLIHLEWGDPGHPVLAVVGKGVCFDSGGLDIKPAAGMLLMKKDMGGAAHALALAGLIMGRGLRVRLHLFIPAVENAISANSFRPGDVLRSRQGLTVEIGNTDAEGRLILADALTRASEETPDLVVDFATLTGAARVALGPDLPALITRRTATAQAIIDAGEAHDDACWRLPLPESYREWLKSDVADINNAAPNAFAGASVAGLFLDRFVGDGIDWAHFDTFAWRPAAKPGRPKGGAAIGLRAAWHMLQARYGEELAVSPAAL, from the coding sequence ATGAGCAAATCGCCTGAGCTAATCCAGCCCGATCGCGGCCAGCCCGCCACCGCCATCCACCTGGTCAACAAGGACGGGTTCGACGCCTGGGCCGCCCGGCTCGGCCACGGGCAGGCAGCGGCCCTGGCGGGGCAGCGGTTCGACGGCAGCGGCTACCAGGTCGGCATCGTTCCCGACGGGGAAAGCTGGTTCGCGGTCGGCGGGGTGGCCGATCCGGCGAAGCTATCGAGCTGGTGCATGGCGAAGCTGGCCGAGGTGCTTCCTGCCGGCACCTATCGTCTGGCCGATGGCGAAGCCGGGCCCGCGCTGTTCGGCTGGCAGACGGCGCAATACCGTTTCACCCGCTATCGCGACGATCCGGAGGCGCAGGGCCCGCGCGTGCTGTTGACGAAGGATGCAAAGGCCATCGACGCCGTAACCGCCGAGGCGCGGGCCGCGATGAAGGTTGCGGACCTCGTCAACACGCCGGCCGAAGACATGGGCCCCGCTGCGCTGGAGGCGGAGGCCGAGGCGCTGGCGAAGGCGCACGGCGCGACCATCACCGTCACCCGGGGCGACACGCTGGAACAGGCCTATCCGATGGTCCACGCGGTCGGCCGCGCCGCATCGCGCGAGCACGCCCCGCGCCTGATCCACCTGGAATGGGGCGATCCCGGCCACCCTGTGCTGGCGGTGGTCGGCAAGGGTGTGTGCTTCGATTCGGGCGGCCTCGATATCAAGCCAGCGGCAGGCATGCTGCTGATGAAAAAGGACATGGGCGGCGCCGCGCACGCGCTGGCGCTCGCCGGCCTCATCATGGGGCGCGGTCTCAGGGTGCGTTTGCACCTTTTCATTCCCGCGGTGGAAAACGCGATATCCGCCAATTCCTTCCGTCCGGGGGATGTGCTGCGAAGCCGCCAGGGCCTGACGGTGGAGATCGGCAACACCGACGCTGAAGGACGGTTGATCCTGGCGGACGCGCTCACGCGGGCGAGCGAGGAAACGCCGGACCTGGTCGTCGATTTCGCGACCCTGACCGGCGCCGCCCGAGTGGCGCTGGGGCCGGACCTGCCGGCGCTGATCACGCGGCGCACCGCCACGGCGCAGGCGATTATCGACGCGGGCGAGGCGCACGACGACGCCTGCTGGCGCCTCCCCCTGCCCGAAAGCTACCGCGAATGGCTGAAGTCCGACGTGGCGGATATCAACAATGCCGCGCCCAACGCATTTGCCGGGGCGAGCGTGGCGGGGCTATTCCTCGACCGGTTCGTCGGCGACGGTATCGACTGGGCGCATTTCGATACCTTCGCCTGGCGTCCCGCCGCCAAGCCCGGCCGGCCCAAGGGCGGCGCGGCCATCGGCCTGCGCGCGGCGTGGCATATGCTGCAGGCGCGTTACGGCGAGGAACTTGCCGTGAGCCCGGCAGCGTTATAA
- a CDS encoding S9 family peptidase, translating to MNTIRTTLAIAASALALAGCTTMQETPMTTAASTAPAAAPARSAQAAPLIPRTVLFGNPTRSAGRISPDGKWLSWLAPSNGVMNVWVAPAAQPAAAKVMTTATDRPIRQYFWSPDSSQVLYIQDKGGDENWLLYGIDVLSGKETALTPFEKTTVQLVGASTVKKDKLLIGLNNRDARYHDVWLLDLKTGKLTEVMRNEQYAGFLADNNLDIRMALRPNAAGGMDYFTVTGGKVAEKPMASTGLADSLTTMPAGYTSDGKTLYWLDSRDRNTAALVAVDTATGKQTVIAENARADIGGTLSNPITGQVEAYSVEYLKREWTATDPAVKASLDWLDSKLDGQFSVLSRTDDDSRWVVANDPVVAPATTWLYDRKAGTLTEFYTARPDLVGAPLQPMHALEVPARDGKTLVSYLTLPPGSDGNADGVPDAPVPMVLLVHGGPWARDSFGYNSAHQWLANRGYAVMSVNFRGSTGLGKDFIEAGNLQWGRDMQTDLDDAMDWAVARGVTSKDKVAIMGGSYGGYATLAGLAFTPERYACGVDIVGPSNLETLLKTIPPYWAPVIAQFHERMGNPGTAEGLALLKERSPLYSADKIVRPLLIGQGANDPRVNQAESDQIVEAMKAKGIPVTYVLFPDEGHGFAKPANNIAFNAVAENFLATCLGGRAEPIGDTVARSTAKIVEGAAYVKGLGD from the coding sequence ATGAACACAATCCGCACGACTTTGGCGATCGCCGCCAGCGCGCTGGCGCTGGCCGGCTGCACCACCATGCAAGAGACACCGATGACCACAGCCGCTTCGACTGCCCCCGCCGCCGCACCTGCCCGCTCTGCCCAAGCTGCGCCTCTGATCCCGCGCACCGTATTGTTCGGCAACCCAACCAGGAGCGCCGGGCGCATCAGCCCGGACGGCAAGTGGCTGAGCTGGCTCGCCCCTTCGAACGGCGTGATGAACGTGTGGGTCGCGCCTGCCGCCCAGCCGGCCGCCGCGAAGGTGATGACCACCGCGACCGACCGGCCGATCCGGCAATACTTCTGGTCGCCCGACAGCAGCCAGGTGCTCTACATCCAGGACAAGGGCGGCGACGAGAACTGGCTGCTCTACGGGATCGATGTCTTGAGCGGCAAGGAAACCGCCCTGACCCCGTTCGAGAAGACGACCGTGCAACTGGTCGGCGCGTCCACGGTGAAAAAGGACAAGCTGCTGATCGGCCTGAACAACCGCGATGCGCGCTACCACGATGTCTGGCTGCTCGATCTCAAGACCGGCAAGCTGACCGAGGTCATGCGCAACGAACAGTACGCCGGGTTCCTGGCGGACAACAACCTCGACATCCGCATGGCGCTGCGCCCCAACGCCGCGGGCGGGATGGACTACTTCACCGTCACGGGGGGCAAAGTGGCGGAAAAGCCGATGGCCAGCACCGGCCTTGCCGATTCGCTCACCACCATGCCGGCAGGCTACACCAGCGACGGCAAGACGCTGTACTGGCTCGACAGCCGGGACCGCAACACCGCGGCGCTGGTGGCGGTCGACACCGCGACGGGCAAGCAGACCGTCATCGCTGAAAACGCCAGGGCTGATATCGGCGGCACTCTTTCCAACCCGATCACCGGCCAGGTGGAAGCCTATTCGGTCGAATACCTGAAGCGCGAATGGACCGCGACGGACCCGGCGGTCAAGGCGTCGCTCGACTGGCTGGACAGCAAGCTCGACGGGCAGTTCTCCGTCCTCAGCCGCACCGATGACGACAGCCGCTGGGTCGTGGCCAACGACCCCGTGGTCGCGCCGGCGACGACCTGGCTCTACGACCGCAAGGCCGGCACGCTGACCGAATTCTACACCGCCCGCCCCGATCTCGTCGGCGCGCCGCTGCAGCCGATGCACGCGCTGGAGGTGCCGGCGCGCGACGGCAAGACCCTGGTGAGCTACCTCACCCTGCCGCCGGGCAGCGACGGGAACGCCGACGGCGTGCCCGACGCGCCGGTGCCAATGGTGCTGCTCGTCCACGGCGGCCCCTGGGCGCGCGACAGCTTCGGCTACAACAGCGCCCACCAGTGGCTGGCGAACCGCGGCTACGCGGTGATGAGCGTCAACTTCCGCGGCTCCACCGGCCTCGGCAAGGACTTCATCGAAGCGGGCAACCTGCAATGGGGCCGCGACATGCAGACCGACCTCGACGATGCGATGGACTGGGCGGTCGCCCGGGGCGTGACGTCGAAGGACAAAGTGGCGATCATGGGTGGCAGCTACGGCGGCTATGCCACGCTCGCCGGCCTCGCCTTCACGCCGGAACGCTATGCTTGCGGGGTGGACATCGTGGGCCCGTCGAACCTGGAAACGCTGCTCAAGACGATCCCGCCCTACTGGGCGCCGGTCATCGCGCAGTTCCACGAACGCATGGGCAACCCCGGCACCGCCGAAGGGCTGGCATTGCTCAAGGAACGCAGCCCGCTCTACAGTGCCGACAAGATCGTGCGCCCGCTCCTGATCGGCCAGGGCGCCAACGACCCGCGCGTCAACCAGGCCGAAAGCGATCAGATCGTGGAGGCGATGAAGGCCAAGGGCATTCCCGTCACTTACGTCCTGTTCCCCGACGAAGGGCACGGGTTCGCCAAGCCTGCCAACAATATCGCCTTCAACGCGGTGGCCGAGAATTTCCTCGCCACGTGCCTCGGCGGGCGGGCGGAGCCGATCGGCGACACCGTGGCGCGCTCCACCGCGAAGATCGTGGAAGGCGCCGCTTACGTGAAGGGTCTGGGCGACTAG
- a CDS encoding SDR family oxidoreductase, which translates to MAAQAAQRRAIFITGGGSGIGRAIAEYFAGRGWFVGLGDIDAAGMKETQSRIGGGFTYAHTFDVRDRAAWDVALDAFSTAAGGRIDVLANNAGIPLGGALSENTTEEIERCLDINLKGILFGAQAALPHLRKTAPGSCLLNTASAAGIYGTSGASVYSATKFGVRGVTEALDAEWAEFGIKVRDLMPAFIDTPLLEHAPNQQSNQAIRQRVTEAGLEITPVRDVAQAAWDAVHGERLHTLVGKTARRLAFGARWMPGRVRQDARNRARPLGE; encoded by the coding sequence GTGGCGGCACAGGCGGCGCAGCGGCGGGCAATCTTCATCACCGGCGGCGGGTCGGGCATCGGCCGGGCGATCGCCGAATACTTCGCCGGGCGCGGCTGGTTCGTGGGCCTGGGCGATATCGACGCTGCCGGAATGAAGGAAACCCAGAGCCGCATCGGCGGGGGGTTCACCTATGCCCACACCTTCGACGTGCGCGACCGCGCGGCATGGGACGTTGCGCTGGACGCGTTCTCCACCGCCGCGGGCGGGCGGATCGACGTGCTGGCCAACAACGCCGGCATCCCGCTGGGAGGGGCATTGAGCGAGAACACCACGGAAGAGATCGAACGCTGCCTCGATATCAACCTGAAAGGAATTCTCTTTGGCGCGCAGGCGGCGTTGCCTCATCTTCGCAAGACCGCGCCGGGATCGTGCCTGCTCAATACGGCCAGCGCCGCCGGGATCTACGGCACCAGCGGCGCCAGCGTCTATTCCGCCACGAAGTTCGGCGTGCGCGGGGTGACGGAAGCGCTCGACGCGGAATGGGCGGAATTCGGCATCAAGGTGCGCGATCTCATGCCCGCCTTCATCGACACGCCGCTGCTGGAACACGCGCCTAACCAGCAGAGCAACCAGGCCATCCGCCAGCGTGTGACAGAAGCCGGGCTCGAAATCACGCCGGTTCGCGACGTCGCTCAGGCCGCGTGGGATGCGGTGCATGGCGAACGGCTCCACACGCTGGTCGGCAAGACGGCGCGGCGGCTGGCCTTCGGCGCGCGGTGGATGCCGGGCAGGGTACGCCAGGACGCGCGAAACCGGGCACGCCCACTGGGCGAGTGA
- a CDS encoding 2Fe-2S iron-sulfur cluster-binding protein, translating to MPKLIVVNRAGEESTVEAADGLTVMEAIRDNGFDELLALCGGCCSCATCHVHVDPAFKDRLPAMSEDEDDLLESSDFRNADSRLSCQLPFTADLDGLKVTIAQED from the coding sequence ATGCCCAAGCTGATCGTCGTCAACCGTGCCGGCGAGGAATCGACGGTTGAGGCGGCCGACGGCCTGACCGTGATGGAGGCCATCCGCGACAACGGCTTCGACGAATTGCTGGCCCTGTGCGGCGGATGCTGTTCGTGCGCGACCTGCCATGTTCATGTCGATCCTGCCTTCAAGGACCGGCTGCCTGCGATGAGCGAGGACGAGGACGACCTTCTGGAATCGAGCGATTTCCGCAACGCGGATTCGCGCCTGTCGTGCCAGTTGCCGTTCACTGCCGATCTCGACGGGCTGAAGGTGACGATCGCGCAGGAAGATTGA
- the argC gene encoding N-acetyl-gamma-glutamyl-phosphate reductase translates to MSAAVFIDGAVGTTGLEIAERLAERPEFTLVTLPEGQRKDAAARADALNDADFAILCLPDDAAREAVGLIDPDSAVRVIDASTAHRTSDGWTFGFPEIVGRDAVAGAARVSNPGCYSTGFIALVAPLIREGLLPGDWPYTCNAVSGYSGGGKALIERFEGDPDIAWRGYALAPGHKHVAEMQRFAGLSIPPLFAPAVIPAHRGMVVDVPLPLSAMPGAATADALRDHLTGFYAGSRVVRVATEPVDELVLRRGRAPTDGLELHVFGAPDGSQARLIAMLDNLGKGASGAAVQSLNLMAGVDETAGLRLP, encoded by the coding sequence ATGAGCGCGGCCGTCTTCATTGACGGCGCGGTCGGCACCACCGGTCTGGAGATCGCGGAGCGGCTTGCCGAACGTCCAGAATTCACGCTCGTCACCCTGCCCGAAGGGCAGCGAAAGGACGCGGCAGCCCGCGCCGACGCGCTGAACGACGCGGACTTCGCGATCCTGTGCTTGCCTGACGATGCCGCGCGCGAAGCGGTGGGATTGATCGATCCCGACAGCGCGGTGCGGGTGATCGATGCCTCCACCGCGCACCGCACGTCCGACGGCTGGACTTTCGGCTTCCCCGAGATCGTCGGGCGCGACGCGGTTGCCGGCGCCGCGCGCGTGTCCAACCCCGGATGCTATTCCACCGGCTTCATCGCCCTTGTGGCCCCGCTGATCCGGGAGGGACTGCTGCCCGGCGACTGGCCCTACACATGCAATGCGGTGTCCGGCTATTCGGGCGGCGGCAAGGCGCTGATTGAGCGCTTCGAGGGCGATCCCGATATCGCGTGGCGGGGTTACGCGCTCGCCCCGGGGCACAAGCACGTTGCGGAAATGCAGCGCTTTGCCGGGCTTTCGATCCCGCCACTCTTCGCGCCCGCGGTGATCCCCGCACACCGCGGCATGGTGGTGGACGTGCCCCTGCCGCTGTCCGCGATGCCGGGCGCCGCGACGGCCGATGCCCTGCGCGATCACCTGACGGGATTCTACGCCGGCAGCCGCGTGGTGCGCGTGGCGACCGAACCGGTGGACGAGCTCGTGCTGCGCCGCGGGCGCGCGCCCACCGACGGGCTCGAACTCCACGTTTTCGGCGCGCCTGACGGCAGCCAGGCCCGGCTGATTGCCATGCTCGACAACCTGGGGAAGGGCGCAAGCGGAGCAGCCGTCCAGTCGCTGAATCTCATGGCCGGCGTGGACGAGACTGCGGGCCTGCGCCTGCCCTGA
- a CDS encoding P-II family nitrogen regulator codes for MKKIEAIIKPFKLDEVKEALHEVGVSGITVLEAKGFGRQKGHTELYRGAEYVVDFLPKVKLEVVVSDNQAERVVEAIAAAAQTGRIGDGKIFVSTIESALRIRTGERDDAAL; via the coding sequence GTGAAAAAGATCGAAGCGATCATCAAGCCGTTCAAGCTGGACGAGGTGAAGGAGGCGCTTCACGAAGTCGGCGTGTCGGGCATCACCGTGCTCGAAGCGAAAGGCTTCGGCCGGCAGAAGGGCCATACGGAACTGTACCGCGGCGCCGAGTACGTGGTCGATTTCCTGCCCAAGGTGAAGCTGGAAGTCGTGGTCTCTGACAACCAGGCGGAACGCGTGGTGGAGGCGATCGCCGCCGCCGCCCAGACCGGCCGCATCGGAGACGGCAAGATTTTCGTCTCAACCATCGAATCCGCGCTCCGCATCCGCACCGGCGAACGGGACGACGCGGCCCTCTGA
- a CDS encoding 4a-hydroxytetrahydrobiopterin dehydratase, whose amino-acid sequence MGIAELTGTERDEALAALPEWALVRDGKAIGRRFVFADFSEAFAFMTRVALLAETHDHHPEWSNVYNRVEIELTTHDAGGLSKRDAAMARAIDALVA is encoded by the coding sequence ATGGGAATCGCTGAACTGACCGGGACCGAACGCGACGAAGCCCTGGCCGCGCTGCCCGAATGGGCGCTGGTTCGCGATGGCAAGGCGATCGGGCGCCGGTTCGTCTTCGCCGATTTCAGCGAGGCGTTCGCCTTCATGACCCGCGTCGCGCTGCTGGCGGAAACGCACGATCACCACCCGGAATGGTCGAACGTCTACAACCGGGTGGAGATCGAACTGACCACCCACGATGCCGGCGGTTTGAGCAAGCGGGACGCCGCGATGGCGCGCGCGATCGACGCGCTGGTCGCCTAG
- a CDS encoding heme exporter protein CcmB, producing the protein MRIAAILLRRDLGLLLGGGRGGPWLPVMFFVAVAVLFPFAVGPDATLLARTGGGVLWIAALLAAILPIDRLVAPDVANGVFDQLALRGVTEELALLVRLAAHWLSFGPLLLLATLLAAGLLGLDEQTVRTLLLGLALGTPGLAAIGLVIAALTAAMRGSAALAGLLLVPLAVPILIFGAGALARPDSAGLALCGAISLALCALAPFAAGAAVRASRES; encoded by the coding sequence GTGAGGATCGCGGCGATCCTGCTGCGGCGCGACCTTGGCCTGCTTCTTGGCGGCGGGCGCGGCGGACCGTGGCTGCCGGTCATGTTCTTCGTGGCCGTGGCGGTGCTGTTTCCCTTCGCCGTAGGGCCGGACGCGACCTTGCTGGCGCGGACCGGGGGCGGCGTCCTGTGGATTGCGGCCCTGCTCGCCGCGATCCTGCCGATCGACCGGCTGGTGGCGCCGGACGTGGCGAACGGCGTGTTCGACCAGCTTGCCCTGCGCGGTGTGACGGAGGAGCTTGCCCTGCTGGTTCGTCTGGCGGCGCACTGGCTCAGCTTCGGGCCGCTGCTGCTCCTCGCGACGCTGCTCGCGGCGGGCCTGCTGGGGCTCGACGAACAGACCGTGCGCACATTGCTCCTCGGCCTTGCGCTCGGCACGCCAGGCCTCGCCGCCATCGGTCTCGTCATCGCGGCGCTGACCGCGGCCATGCGCGGCAGCGCGGCGCTCGCCGGACTGCTGCTGGTGCCGCTCGCGGTGCCGATCCTGATCTTCGGTGCAGGTGCCCTCGCCCGCCCCGACAGCGCCGGACTCGCCCTGTGCGGCGCGATCAGCCTGGCATTGTGCGCGCTGGCGCCGTTTGCCGCCGGTGCAGCGGTCAGGGCGTCGCGGGAAAGCTAG
- the ccmA gene encoding heme ABC exporter ATP-binding protein CcmA produces MQPRLAVQNLACRRGDRLLFAGLSFALAPGEAMQIAGPNGTGKSSLLRIVAGLLPAFDGMIEREGAVALVDERPALDEHRTTGEGLAFWRRIDAESDRHDTRLGLDRLADIPFAYLSTGQRKRAALARMAGQGAPIWLLDEPLNGLDTAAVRLAEALVADHCAAGGIALVASHQPFTLAGMARIDLAGFAA; encoded by the coding sequence ATGCAACCGCGTCTCGCCGTGCAGAACCTCGCCTGCCGCCGCGGAGACCGGTTGCTGTTCGCGGGCCTGTCCTTTGCCCTCGCGCCGGGCGAGGCGATGCAGATCGCCGGTCCCAACGGCACCGGCAAGTCCAGCCTGCTGCGGATCGTTGCCGGCCTGCTGCCCGCCTTCGACGGCATGATCGAGCGCGAAGGCGCCGTCGCCCTGGTGGATGAGCGGCCTGCTCTCGATGAGCACCGCACCACTGGCGAAGGGCTGGCCTTCTGGCGCCGCATCGATGCCGAGTCCGATCGGCACGACACCCGGCTGGGCCTCGACCGACTGGCCGACATTCCCTTCGCTTACCTTTCGACAGGGCAGCGCAAGCGCGCCGCACTCGCCCGGATGGCCGGCCAGGGGGCGCCGATCTGGCTACTGGACGAACCGCTCAACGGGCTCGATACTGCCGCCGTCCGGTTGGCCGAAGCGCTGGTCGCGGATCACTGCGCGGCGGGCGGCATCGCGCTCGTTGCATCGCACCAGCCGTTCACACTGGCTGGCATGGCGCGGATAGACCTTGCCGGATTTGCGGCGTGA
- a CDS encoding DNA-3-methyladenine glycosylase family protein produces the protein MVLTTGQIREGLETVAVQEPAIARALAVAGYPEPRIRDRGYVTLLRAIVGQQVSVAAAASMWRKLEDELGPEIPAADLLARDFDTLRACGLSRQKQGYARSLCELVEAGAIDFDNLPADDEEAIALLTQIKGIGRWTAEIYLLFAEGRPDIWPAGDLAIQAGLGRILGLEARPTEKETRALAEPWRPHRGAVTLLTWHYYNNAAL, from the coding sequence ATGGTACTGACCACCGGGCAGATACGGGAAGGGCTCGAAACGGTCGCCGTGCAGGAACCGGCGATCGCCCGGGCGCTTGCCGTCGCCGGCTATCCCGAGCCGCGCATTCGCGACCGCGGCTATGTCACCCTGCTGCGGGCCATCGTCGGTCAGCAGGTTTCCGTCGCCGCCGCCGCCAGCATGTGGCGCAAGCTGGAGGACGAACTCGGCCCCGAGATCCCGGCCGCCGACCTGCTGGCGCGCGATTTCGACACGCTGCGCGCCTGCGGCCTGTCACGCCAGAAGCAGGGGTACGCACGATCGCTGTGCGAGCTGGTGGAAGCAGGCGCGATCGATTTCGACAACCTGCCCGCGGATGACGAGGAGGCGATCGCCCTTCTCACGCAGATCAAGGGCATCGGCCGCTGGACCGCGGAGATATATCTCCTGTTCGCCGAAGGGCGGCCCGACATCTGGCCCGCGGGCGACCTCGCCATACAGGCCGGGCTCGGCCGCATCCTCGGGCTCGAGGCGCGCCCGACCGAAAAGGAAACGCGCGCGCTGGCCGAACCGTGGCGGCCGCACCGCGGCGCGGTGACCCTGCTCACATGGCATTACTACAACAATGCAGCGCTCTGA
- a CDS encoding PdaC/SigV domain-containing protein, with product MPTRLFLAGAAVALSSCSSPAEVAERTGAAPGATTGPAASATASARAQGNARAVSEETDLYSFKFSYPAAAGAIAPLAARLDDEAEKARAELIAEAKAAQAEAQKEGFPYHAHSYGAEWQTVADISGFLSLSNLFSTYTGGAHGMYGMQGYVWDKRAGRGFDSADLFTSKAALQSALGDALCDALNRERVEKRGAPIDPGDELFSGCPGLDEATVLVGSSNAKTFDRITVWYGPYVAGSYAEGAYELDFPMSPAMVAAVKPAYRVAFSAKR from the coding sequence ATGCCGACCCGCCTGTTCCTTGCCGGCGCCGCCGTTGCGCTGTCGTCGTGTTCTTCGCCGGCGGAGGTCGCGGAACGGACAGGCGCCGCGCCCGGTGCCACGACGGGCCCCGCCGCGTCCGCCACGGCCAGCGCGCGCGCCCAAGGAAACGCCCGCGCGGTGTCGGAAGAAACCGATCTCTACAGCTTCAAGTTCTCCTATCCCGCCGCCGCCGGCGCGATCGCCCCGCTCGCGGCCCGCCTGGACGACGAGGCGGAAAAGGCGCGGGCGGAATTGATCGCGGAAGCGAAGGCGGCGCAGGCCGAAGCGCAGAAGGAAGGCTTCCCGTATCACGCGCACAGCTACGGCGCGGAATGGCAGACCGTGGCCGACATTTCGGGTTTCCTCAGCCTGTCGAACCTTTTCTCGACCTACACGGGCGGCGCGCACGGCATGTACGGCATGCAAGGCTATGTCTGGGACAAGCGGGCGGGCCGCGGCTTCGATTCCGCTGACCTGTTCACGTCGAAGGCGGCGCTGCAATCCGCGCTTGGCGATGCGCTTTGCGACGCGCTCAACCGCGAGCGTGTGGAGAAGCGCGGCGCGCCGATCGACCCGGGCGACGAACTTTTCAGCGGCTGCCCTGGCCTCGACGAGGCAACGGTGCTGGTGGGATCGTCCAACGCGAAGACGTTCGACAGGATCACGGTATGGTATGGCCCGTACGTAGCGGGCTCTTATGCTGAAGGCGCGTACGAGCTGGATTTCCCGATGAGCCCCGCGATGGTCGCGGCGGTGAAGCCCGCATACCGGGTGGCGTTCAGTGCGAAGCGGTAA